From Chloroflexota bacterium, a single genomic window includes:
- a CDS encoding VWA domain-containing protein yields the protein MQDYYQILGVPRDATPQEIKKAYLALVRRYHPDVAPDPQAHEIFLRVQEAYEVLSDSLKRAEYDATLPPEPLLVHLSTSRASLLRVNEPQLVYALVTLRPSAAALQQKRRPSLNMCLVLDRSTSMGGARLAAVKRAAGLLIDELRDDDIFSVVTFNDRAEVVIPATRGQQKDFLRQQIAAIDAFGGTEIFRGLQAAYRQVGRFYSSDYLNDIVLITDGHTYGDEEKCYRLAEQARQRGIVISGLGLGSKWNDAFLDKLTAITGGSAHLVTSTRDIEAFLEAHFHGMGDRFAEQVRLDFQLGAGVELQYAFRLTPIPAPLTLQTPMVWGYVPREGKLEVLLELLVQPQDLQAETHGIVTGQLRARLLNGHAAPWERPFRMALPLRDEADLTSPPAALVEAMGRLTLYRLQEKARAEAKSGQVDRATRRLERLASRLLMAGQPRLARTVQKEIESLRMTHTLSEAGEKAIKFGTRALITPKREEGL from the coding sequence ATGCAGGACTATTACCAGATCCTGGGCGTGCCGCGAGACGCCACACCGCAAGAGATTAAGAAAGCCTATCTTGCGCTGGTGCGGCGCTACCACCCCGATGTAGCCCCCGACCCCCAGGCGCACGAAATCTTCCTGCGTGTGCAGGAAGCCTATGAAGTGCTTTCGGACAGCCTGAAACGGGCTGAATATGATGCCACCCTGCCCCCGGAGCCGTTGCTGGTGCACCTCAGCACCAGCCGGGCCAGCCTGCTGCGGGTCAACGAGCCCCAACTGGTATATGCCCTGGTGACTCTGCGCCCTTCGGCTGCTGCTTTGCAGCAAAAGCGGCGACCGTCGTTGAATATGTGCCTGGTGTTGGACCGCTCGACCTCGATGGGGGGCGCTCGGTTGGCGGCGGTCAAGCGGGCTGCCGGGTTGCTCATTGACGAACTGCGTGACGACGACATTTTCTCGGTGGTCACTTTCAACGACCGCGCCGAAGTGGTCATCCCGGCCACGCGCGGCCAGCAAAAGGATTTCCTCAGGCAGCAGATCGCGGCCATTGACGCTTTTGGCGGCACTGAAATCTTTCGCGGGCTGCAGGCGGCCTACCGGCAGGTGGGGCGTTTCTATTCGTCCGACTACCTCAACGACATCGTGCTCATCACCGACGGCCACACTTATGGCGATGAGGAAAAATGCTATCGCCTGGCCGAACAGGCGCGGCAGCGCGGCATTGTCATCAGCGGCTTGGGGCTTGGCAGCAAGTGGAACGACGCCTTTTTGGATAAACTCACGGCCATTACCGGCGGAAGCGCCCATTTGGTGACTTCCACCCGCGACATCGAAGCCTTTTTGGAAGCCCATTTCCACGGCATGGGCGACCGCTTTGCCGAGCAGGTGAGGCTGGACTTTCAACTGGGGGCAGGGGTAGAATTGCAATACGCGTTTCGCCTGACACCTATCCCCGCGCCCCTCACCCTGCAAACGCCCATGGTGTGGGGGTACGTGCCGCGCGAAGGCAAACTGGAGGTGCTGCTGGAACTGCTGGTGCAGCCGCAAGACCTGCAAGCCGAAACGCACGGCATCGTGACGGGGCAATTGCGAGCCCGCCTCTTGAACGGCCATGCTGCCCCGTGGGAGCGGCCTTTCCGTATGGCTTTGCCCCTGCGCGACGAGGCTGACCTGACCAGCCCGCCAGCGGCGTTGGTCGAAGCCATGGGCAGGCTCACCCTCTACCGGTTGCAAGAAAAAGCCCGCGCCGAAGCCAAAAGCGGCCAGGTTGACCGGGCCACGCGCCGCCTTGAGCGCCTGGCAAGCCGTCTTTTGATGGCCGGGCAACCGCGGCTCGCTCGCACGGTTCAAAAAGAGATAGAATCGCTTCGCATGACCCACACCCTCTCGGAAGCAGGTGAGAAGGCCATCAAATTTGGCACCCGCGCCCTGATTACGCCTAAAAGGGAAGAAGGCTTATGA
- a CDS encoding serine/threonine-protein phosphatase, translating to MKLPFVERLREWLSPPEADQGLQPSSPPQTEEHTPQPGPQNPPAEAEQATRPIPREELHAAAGVASTRPLEEGEVESLLETVGVPLRPDQVNVGLGYSTGLQREHNEDALYATVSNLSANGRDHLFGLFVVADGMGGHQHGEVASEVAARAMAQYLMDAVHSPLFKVNPEVPQEALMDLMREGVRRAHRAVVEYAPGGGTTITAALLLNEQITIAHVGDSRAYAIFPDGRMEVLTRDHSLVKRLEELGQLTAEEAAIHPQRNVLYRALGQAEPFDPDVFITPAPRQGFLMLCSDGLWGVVSEEDLFQIVVSAPSPAVACQELVKAANAGGGPDNISVILVQFPRK from the coding sequence ATGAAATTGCCGTTTGTAGAGCGACTTCGTGAATGGCTATCGCCGCCGGAGGCCGACCAGGGGCTGCAGCCCTCGTCACCCCCTCAAACCGAGGAACACACCCCGCAGCCCGGCCCGCAGAACCCGCCAGCCGAAGCGGAGCAGGCTACGCGGCCCATCCCTCGCGAGGAACTCCATGCTGCCGCGGGTGTTGCCAGCACCCGCCCCCTGGAAGAGGGTGAAGTGGAAAGCCTGCTGGAAACCGTGGGCGTGCCGTTGCGCCCCGACCAGGTGAACGTCGGCCTGGGGTATTCCACCGGCTTGCAGCGAGAGCACAACGAAGATGCGCTCTACGCGACGGTTTCTAACCTCAGCGCCAATGGGCGCGATCACCTTTTTGGGTTGTTTGTTGTTGCCGATGGCATGGGAGGGCACCAGCACGGCGAGGTGGCTTCCGAGGTCGCGGCCCGCGCGATGGCCCAGTATTTGATGGACGCGGTCCACAGCCCGCTTTTCAAAGTCAACCCCGAAGTGCCGCAAGAAGCCCTGATGGATCTGATGCGCGAGGGCGTACGCCGTGCCCACCGGGCAGTGGTGGAATACGCCCCTGGCGGGGGCACGACGATTACCGCGGCCTTGTTGCTCAACGAACAAATTACCATCGCCCACGTTGGCGATAGCCGCGCTTATGCTATTTTCCCCGATGGGCGGATGGAGGTGTTGACCCGCGACCACTCGCTGGTGAAACGGCTGGAAGAACTGGGGCAGTTGACAGCCGAAGAGGCGGCTATTCACCCCCAACGCAATGTGCTTTACCGCGCTTTGGGCCAGGCAGAGCCATTTGACCCCGACGTGTTTATCACCCCCGCCCCGCGCCAGGGCTTCCTGATGCTGTGCTCCGATGGCCTGTGGGGCGTGGTTTCGGAAGAGGACCTGTTCCAGATTGTCGTTTCTGCGCCTTCCCCTGCCGTGGCGTGTCAGGAACTGGTCAAGGCGGCCAACGCGGGTGGCGGACCGGATAACATTTCCGTCATCCTGGTCCAATTCCCACGCAAGTAG
- a CDS encoding serine/threonine protein kinase, with amino-acid sequence MPSLPPDTLLHQRYLIRRVIGQGGMGNVYLAEDTRLAGRLCAVKEVAHDPGLPPHLLEEARAQFLQEATVLARLDHPNLPKVSDFFSEGRRDYLVMDFVPGKDLRTLIEEARYAGRFLPERQVLAWAGQLADALTYLHSQNPPIVHRDIKPGNLKLTPGGVIKLVDFGLVKVLESDEVTVTVVQGRGTALYTPLEQYGGDTGRTDARSDIYAFGATLYHLLTNQPPPSARDRFLNPGVFRPPRAFNPEISPRTERAILWAMRLHPDERPESVEAFREALLGGWMPNYVTAPPVPAATWADLFAAPAERVLTWVAILLALAGLVLTLR; translated from the coding sequence ATGCCTTCCCTCCCTCCCGACACCCTTCTGCACCAGCGCTACCTCATCCGCCGTGTCATCGGCCAGGGTGGGATGGGCAACGTCTACCTGGCCGAAGACACCCGCCTCGCGGGGCGGCTGTGCGCAGTCAAGGAAGTCGCCCACGACCCCGGCCTTCCCCCACACCTGCTGGAAGAAGCCCGCGCCCAATTCCTGCAGGAAGCCACCGTGCTGGCGCGCCTCGACCATCCCAACCTGCCCAAAGTTTCCGATTTCTTCTCGGAAGGGCGACGCGATTATCTGGTGATGGACTTCGTGCCGGGGAAAGACCTCCGTACCCTGATCGAGGAAGCCCGCTATGCCGGGCGTTTCTTGCCCGAAAGACAAGTGCTGGCATGGGCCGGACAACTGGCCGACGCCCTCACTTACCTTCACAGCCAGAACCCGCCCATTGTCCACCGCGACATCAAGCCCGGCAACCTCAAACTGACCCCCGGCGGCGTGATTAAACTGGTCGATTTCGGGCTGGTGAAAGTGTTGGAATCGGACGAAGTCACGGTCACGGTCGTGCAAGGGCGCGGCACAGCCCTTTACACCCCCTTAGAACAATACGGCGGCGACACCGGTCGCACCGATGCCCGCAGCGATATTTACGCCTTTGGTGCGACCCTCTACCACTTGCTGACCAACCAACCACCACCCTCGGCCCGCGACCGGTTCCTCAACCCCGGCGTCTTCCGCCCCCCACGGGCTTTCAACCCCGAAATCAGCCCCCGCACCGAGCGCGCCATCCTCTGGGCCATGCGCCTGCACCCCGACGAGCGCCCCGAAAGCGTCGAAGCCTTCCGGGAAGCCTTGTTAGGCGGCTGGATGCCCAACTACGTCACCGCGCCGCCGGTGCCCGCCGCCACGTGGGCCGACCTCTTCGCCGCACCGGCCGAGCGCGTGCTGACGTGGGTGGCTATCTTGCTCGCACTGGCCGGCCTTGTGCTTACACTGCGCTGA
- a CDS encoding response regulator transcription factor, whose amino-acid sequence MPEEQKRPYRILIVDDEDRMRRFIRLNLEYDGFEVLEAANGREALDQVREGFPDLVLLDVMMPDRDGFEVLRMLREISEVPVIMLTAKGEEEDIVRGLELGADDYITKPFSTRELVSRIKAVLRRTQAVRGSLHGVVEVDERLKIDFDRREVWVDGKLVKLRPTEYRLLYHLVQNAGWVMTYEQLLTRVWGYEYRDEYHYVRLYINYLRQKLEEDPSHPKYILTERGVGYRFVDFRRNQQQKEEGK is encoded by the coding sequence ATGCCAGAAGAACAAAAACGCCCTTACCGCATTCTGATTGTGGACGACGAAGATCGGATGCGCCGGTTCATCCGCCTCAACCTGGAATACGATGGCTTTGAGGTGCTGGAAGCCGCCAACGGCCGGGAAGCCCTCGACCAGGTGCGGGAAGGCTTCCCTGACCTGGTGTTGTTGGACGTGATGATGCCCGACCGTGACGGCTTTGAGGTGCTGCGGATGCTCCGGGAAATTAGCGAAGTGCCCGTCATTATGCTCACGGCCAAAGGGGAAGAAGAAGACATTGTGCGCGGCCTGGAATTGGGTGCCGACGATTACATTACCAAGCCGTTCAGCACGCGGGAACTCGTCAGCCGCATCAAGGCAGTTCTGCGTCGCACCCAGGCTGTGCGGGGATCGCTGCACGGCGTGGTGGAAGTGGATGAGCGGTTGAAAATTGACTTCGACCGGCGCGAAGTGTGGGTGGACGGGAAACTGGTCAAGTTACGCCCGACCGAATATCGCCTGCTGTATCATCTGGTGCAGAACGCAGGCTGGGTGATGACGTATGAGCAGTTGCTGACGCGTGTGTGGGGGTACGAGTATCGCGACGAATACCACTATGTCCGTCTTTACATCAATTACCTGCGCCAGAAACTGGAAGAGGACCCGTCTCACCCCAAATACATCCTCACCGAGCGGGGCGTAGGTTACCGGTTTGTGGATTTTCGCCGTAACCAGCAGCAAAAAGAAGAGGGAAAGTGA
- a CDS encoding FHA domain-containing protein, which yields MIRCPVCQHENFDGALYCSECGAPLYVPATTQNLTVGEDTWLPTSENFRSEGAGKGARIVLFLVESGQRIFLESGQEWTLGRLASGQAVVPDVDLTAYNAYEQGVSRLHAALRVDAHGRLTITDMGSSNGTRVNGIKILPNTPHPLQHGDIVALGKLVFQVLIQPVSTEEGK from the coding sequence ATGATCCGTTGTCCGGTCTGTCAGCATGAAAACTTCGATGGCGCGCTTTATTGCAGCGAATGCGGCGCGCCCCTTTACGTGCCTGCCACCACCCAAAACCTGACCGTGGGCGAAGATACCTGGCTGCCCACCTCGGAGAACTTCCGCTCTGAAGGGGCGGGCAAAGGCGCCCGCATTGTGCTTTTCCTTGTGGAAAGCGGTCAGCGCATTTTTCTGGAAAGCGGCCAGGAGTGGACCTTGGGACGGTTGGCTTCAGGGCAGGCCGTGGTGCCTGATGTGGACCTGACGGCTTACAACGCGTATGAGCAGGGCGTTTCTCGTCTTCATGCTGCTTTGCGTGTGGATGCGCATGGCCGGTTGACCATCACCGATATGGGGTCTTCCAATGGTACCCGAGTCAACGGCATCAAAATTCTTCCCAACACCCCTCACCCCCTGCAGCATGGCGACATCGTCGCCTTGGGCAAACTGGTTTTCCAGGTGCTCATTCAACCGGTTTCTACCGAGGAAGGAAAGTAG
- a CDS encoding signal recognition particle protein encodes MFETLTERLNQVFSQLKRRGKLSERDVDAAMREVRLALLEADVHYKVVKDFVARVRERAIGHEVSRALNPAQQVIKIVHEELIATLGEPAPLELSGPKPRSIMLVGLQGSGKTTTAAKLARFLRKQGERVMLVAADPYRPAAVQQLQALGKQLDIPVFYEEGVAPPDLAVHAQKKAAAGGFSVTILDTAGRSQLDDALMDEIRAIANRIHPAEVLLVVDAMIGQEAIHVASGFKEAVPLTGLVFTKMDGDARGGAAISVRSVTGVPIKFLGTGEQLDALEAFDPSRLANRILGMGDIIGLIERAEEALDEEEAARQAERMLSGDFTLEDFAQQLRQLRKLGPLGQLLDMLPGQLGQAARQISPQEAEKQLKVTEAILNSMTPEERRNPNILNASRRRRIARGSGTTVQDVNQLMKQYRQMRRMFKTLKKTGFRGLGLPF; translated from the coding sequence ATGTTTGAAACCCTGACCGAACGGCTCAACCAGGTCTTTTCCCAACTCAAGCGACGCGGCAAACTGTCCGAGCGCGACGTCGATGCCGCCATGCGGGAAGTTCGCCTGGCGTTGCTGGAAGCCGATGTTCACTACAAAGTCGTCAAAGATTTCGTCGCTCGGGTGCGCGAACGGGCCATCGGCCACGAGGTTTCGCGCGCGCTCAACCCCGCCCAGCAGGTCATCAAAATCGTTCACGAGGAACTCATTGCGACCCTGGGCGAACCCGCCCCGCTGGAACTGAGCGGCCCCAAACCCCGTAGCATCATGCTGGTCGGCTTACAGGGCTCCGGTAAAACTACCACCGCGGCCAAACTGGCGCGCTTCCTGCGCAAGCAGGGTGAGCGGGTGATGTTAGTGGCCGCCGACCCCTACCGCCCCGCGGCCGTGCAACAACTTCAAGCCCTCGGCAAACAATTAGACATCCCGGTCTTCTACGAAGAAGGTGTAGCCCCGCCCGACCTGGCCGTGCACGCCCAGAAAAAAGCAGCCGCCGGGGGCTTTAGCGTCACGATTTTAGATACTGCCGGCCGCTCACAACTGGACGACGCTTTGATGGACGAAATCCGCGCCATCGCCAACCGCATTCATCCCGCCGAAGTGCTGCTGGTGGTGGATGCAATGATCGGCCAGGAAGCCATCCATGTTGCCAGCGGGTTCAAAGAAGCCGTGCCCCTCACCGGGCTGGTCTTCACCAAAATGGACGGCGATGCGCGCGGCGGTGCGGCGATTTCCGTCCGCAGCGTCACCGGCGTGCCCATCAAATTCCTGGGTACCGGCGAACAGTTAGACGCGCTGGAAGCCTTTGACCCCAGCCGCCTTGCCAACCGCATCCTGGGCATGGGCGACATCATCGGCCTCATCGAGCGCGCCGAAGAAGCCCTCGACGAAGAAGAAGCCGCACGCCAGGCCGAGCGCATGCTTTCCGGCGACTTTACCCTCGAAGATTTCGCCCAGCAACTGCGGCAACTGCGCAAACTCGGCCCCTTGGGCCAACTGCTGGATATGCTCCCCGGTCAGTTAGGGCAAGCGGCGCGGCAAATCTCCCCCCAGGAAGCCGAAAAGCAGCTCAAAGTCACCGAAGCCATCCTCAATTCCATGACCCCCGAAGAGCGGCGCAACCCCAACATTCTCAACGCCAGCCGCCGCCGCCGCATTGCTCGCGGCTCGGGCACCACCGTGCAAGACGTCAACCAGCTGATGAAACAATATCGCCAAATGCGCCGCATGTTCAAAACACTGAAGAAAACCGGCTTCCGCGGCCTCGGTTTACCTTTCTAA